Proteins from one Paenibacillus amylolyticus genomic window:
- a CDS encoding diguanylate cyclase translates to MLSTFFINICVMITFMYVSGIMAKFYSIRLPFPSLRVQLIGGLLFGIYGTVLMNYSFPLNETTIVDLRHLAIVTAAVYLGGMASVVTGLVISALRILMFGMSSSAIDAGFVMTLIGLSGVYFAYASWSRLTKIITMNLLGITLIFIILLLNTDSMNSLMKVYPLQMTISFVGGIFIYIIAEFINKSNEMLFLLERRASTDHLTNLSNRRQFEKSLQLELQRARDYQQKLSLLAIDIDRFKKVNDTYGHSAGDAVLKQLGQLLVEHARSADIVSRNGGEEFAILLLDCGNHQAMATAESIRQAVEKYHFALPDGQTTRLTISIGVAVYPDHCDAHDDDDFFEQADRALYEAKNTGRNRVCALNFRSLPRTL, encoded by the coding sequence TTGTTAAGCACGTTTTTCATCAATATCTGTGTCATGATTACATTTATGTATGTGTCCGGAATCATGGCCAAGTTCTATAGTATCCGATTGCCTTTTCCCTCATTACGTGTTCAGTTGATCGGCGGCTTATTATTCGGCATATATGGCACAGTTCTCATGAACTATTCCTTCCCCCTGAACGAGACTACAATTGTAGATCTGAGGCATCTGGCCATCGTTACCGCAGCGGTGTATCTGGGAGGAATGGCTTCGGTTGTTACGGGACTTGTGATCTCGGCCCTTCGTATTCTGATGTTCGGCATGTCATCCTCTGCCATTGATGCAGGATTTGTCATGACTCTGATCGGGCTGTCCGGTGTATATTTCGCTTATGCTTCCTGGTCGCGACTGACCAAAATTATTACGATGAATCTGCTCGGCATAACGTTAATCTTTATCATCCTTTTGTTAAATACAGACAGCATGAATTCATTAATGAAGGTATATCCGTTACAAATGACCATTTCCTTCGTCGGTGGAATATTTATCTATATCATTGCAGAATTCATCAATAAATCGAATGAGATGTTATTTCTTTTGGAGAGAAGAGCATCTACCGATCATCTTACCAATCTTAGCAATCGACGACAGTTCGAAAAATCACTTCAACTGGAGCTTCAGCGTGCGCGTGATTACCAACAAAAGCTGTCCTTGCTTGCCATTGATATTGACCGGTTCAAAAAAGTAAACGACACCTATGGTCATTCCGCCGGCGATGCGGTCTTGAAGCAACTTGGACAACTGCTCGTTGAGCATGCACGGTCTGCCGATATTGTGTCACGAAACGGCGGGGAAGAATTCGCCATTCTCTTGCTCGACTGTGGAAACCACCAGGCAATGGCTACTGCTGAATCGATCCGGCAGGCGGTAGAGAAATACCATTTTGCTCTGCCCGACGGCCAGACGACACGTCTGACCATCTCCATTGGTGTTGCCGTGTATCCGGATCATTGTGATGCTCATGACGATGACGACTTCTTCGAACAGGCCGACCGCGCTTTATACGAAGCCAAGAATACAGGGCGTAACCGTGTGTGTGCCTTAAATTTTCGTTCCTTGCCTCGTACCCTATAA